One window of Diabrotica undecimpunctata isolate CICGRU chromosome 8, icDiaUnde3, whole genome shotgun sequence genomic DNA carries:
- the Mvd gene encoding diphosphomevalonate decarboxylase, which yields MKIVTVEAPVNIAVIKYWGKRDEELILPINDSLSATLSTDFMCAKTTILASPSLKEDVFWLNGKQQSLDNPRLQNCLKEIKRRTNPESPILNWNIAICSVNNFPTAAGLASSAAGYAGLVAALAALYSIEGDITGVARVGSGSACRSLYGGWVQWNKGITSTGEDSIAHQIAPLSHWPEMKVLILVVNDERKKYSSTSGMKKSVETSDLLPFRANTVVPKRVEAMKEAILKKDFQTFAEITMKDSNSFHAICLDTFPPCVYMNDVSHAIVDVVHQYNAIKNSHKVAYTFDAGPNACLFLLESEVDELLSVINYVFQPPTDLNNLEYIRGIKTEPKIIKEELKLSFEPKKQKPGLLKFIIHTTVGNGPRIIEDPKNHLLTNEGLPKDL from the exons ATGAAGATAGTAACTGTTGAGGCACCTGTGAACATAGCAGTCATTAAGTATT GGGGAAAGAGGGATGAAGAGCTAATTTTACCAATCAATGATTCATTAAGTGCTACCCTCAGTACGGATTTT atgTGCGCTAAAACTACTATTTTAGCTAGTCCGTCTCTGAAAGAAGATGTTTTTTGGTTGAATGGCAAACAGCAATCTCTTGACAATCCAAGACtgcaaaattgtttaaaggaaA tAAAACGAAGAACCAATCCTGAGTCGCCAATATTAAATTGGAACATCGCAATTTGTTCGGTAAACAATTTTCCTACTGCTGCAGGTCTAGCTTCTTCGGCAGCAGGATATGCTGGTCTTGTTGCTGCGTTGGCTGCTTTATACAGTATAGAAGGAGATATAACGGGGGTGGCAAGAGTAGGATCAGGAAGCGCGTGTAGAAGTTTATATGGAGGATGG GTTCAATGGAATAAAGGGATAACATCGACTGGAGAGGATTCCATAGCACACCAAATAGCTCCTCTATCGCATTGGCCAGAGATGAAGGTATTAATATTGGTAGTGAACgatgaaagaaaaaaatacagTTCAACTTCAGGAATGAAGAAAAGTGTGGAAACTTCAGACCTTCTGCCATTTAGAGCGAATACTGTAGTACCTAAAAGGGTAGAAGCTATGAAAGAAGCCATATTGAAAAAGGATTTTCAAACTTTTGCCGAAATTACTATGAAAGATTCCAATTCATTTCATGCTATTTGTTTGGATACTTTTCCTCCCTGTGTCTACATGAACGATGTATCCCACGCTATAGTCGATGTTGTTCATCAATATAATGCCATTAAGAATTCACATAAG GTTGCATATACTTTTGATGCTGGCCCAAATGCGTGTTTATTCTTACTAGAATCAGAGGTAGATGAATTGCTATCTGTGATCAATTATGTCTTCCAACCACCGACTGATCTTAACAATTTAGAATATATACGAGGTATAAAAACAGAACCGAAGATAATTAAAGAG GAGCTAAAATTGTCATTCGAACCAAAAAAACAGAAACCTGGCCTTCTTAAATTTATCATACATACCACCGTTGGAAATGGTCCAAGAATTATAGAAGATCCTAAAAATCACCTATTGACAAATGAAGGTCTTCCTAAAGATTTATAG